The following are from one region of the Bacillus methanolicus MGA3 genome:
- a CDS encoding DUF188 domain-containing protein, whose amino-acid sequence MDADSCPVKKEIVEIASFYSIKPIFIASYNHFKADTAGSFWEYVDSGKEAVDLFIMNRAKSGDIIVTQDIGLASALLPKGVYALSPRGIMYEENEINTALDIRYLSAKARRRGIYAKGPKPFTQNDRIKFVKQLTKILSKYEGFF is encoded by the coding sequence GTGGATGCGGATTCTTGTCCCGTTAAAAAAGAAATTGTCGAAATTGCGTCTTTCTATTCAATAAAGCCGATCTTTATTGCTTCCTATAATCATTTCAAAGCTGATACGGCAGGTTCATTTTGGGAATATGTAGATTCCGGGAAAGAAGCGGTTGATTTATTTATTATGAATCGGGCGAAGTCTGGTGATATCATTGTTACCCAGGATATTGGATTAGCCTCAGCTCTTTTACCAAAAGGGGTTTATGCCCTGTCGCCGAGGGGAATTATGTATGAAGAAAATGAAATCAATACGGCACTCGATATACGATATCTTTCCGCAAAAGCGCGCCGCCGGGGGATCTATGCAAAAGGTCCAAAACCTTTCACACAGAATGACAGAATAAAGTTTGTGAAACAATTGACAAAGATTTTGTCGAAATATGAAGGGTTTTTTTAA
- the dnaG gene encoding DNA primase — protein sequence MAERIAEEKINAIRQSVDIVDVISDYVQLKKQGRNYFGLCPFHGENTPSFSVSPDKQLYHCFGCGAGGNVFSFLMEVEGLSFLESVIKLAERANIDLQIEASDVSKEKSIPKEFQQMMEAHELLRKFYHHLLVNTKDGQHALEYLLSRGFTRESIEKFQIGYSLNSWDFVYKFLTKRGFSPSLLEKAGLIIKRENNGSYFDRFRDRIMFPIFDRNGNTIAFSGRSLGADEPKYLNSPETAIFNKSKILYNFHLARPSIRKQQQAVLFEGFADVIAADHSGVENGIATMGTSLTDDHVALIRRYVQSVTICYDSDHAGIEAAYRAATMLSEAGLQIKIALLPEGLDPDDYIKKYGGDKFRHDVIGASMTFMSFKLLYYRRGKNLQIEGERLQYIEEVLKEISMLDNAVEKDYYLRQLAAEFSLSLEALKQQVSITEKRMKQGKNRNMQNMHTFSAFKKDQLRPAYYTAERCLIAHMLKNSDVAYKVQELLQGHTFNIDEHQAIITYLFGFYEDGHSPDSSAFINYLKDEKLKRIVTDIAMMSINDEISDQEMSDYIKQVLNYQKMLKIKEKELEEKEAERQKDFARAAAIAMEIVQLRKSL from the coding sequence ATGGCAGAGCGTATCGCTGAAGAGAAAATAAATGCCATCAGGCAATCAGTTGATATAGTTGATGTTATTAGTGACTATGTTCAATTGAAAAAACAGGGGCGAAACTATTTTGGCTTGTGCCCGTTTCACGGTGAGAATACACCTTCATTTTCTGTTTCTCCTGACAAACAACTATATCACTGCTTTGGATGCGGTGCAGGTGGAAATGTGTTCTCTTTTTTAATGGAAGTGGAAGGACTTTCATTTCTGGAGTCAGTCATTAAGCTTGCCGAGAGGGCGAATATAGATCTTCAAATCGAAGCTTCTGACGTTTCCAAAGAAAAATCCATTCCAAAAGAATTTCAACAAATGATGGAAGCACATGAACTCTTAAGAAAATTTTACCATCATTTGCTTGTAAACACAAAAGATGGTCAGCACGCATTAGAGTACTTGTTAAGCAGAGGTTTTACAAGAGAGTCTATTGAAAAATTTCAAATAGGATATTCTTTAAATTCCTGGGATTTTGTTTATAAGTTTTTGACAAAAAGAGGGTTCTCTCCTTCATTATTGGAGAAAGCGGGTTTAATTATTAAACGGGAAAATAACGGCAGCTACTTTGATCGCTTTCGTGATCGTATCATGTTTCCGATATTTGATAGGAATGGAAATACGATTGCTTTTTCCGGGAGATCATTGGGGGCTGATGAGCCCAAATATTTAAATAGTCCCGAGACAGCAATCTTTAATAAAAGCAAAATATTATATAATTTTCACTTGGCTCGTCCAAGTATCCGAAAGCAACAGCAAGCTGTTCTTTTTGAAGGGTTTGCTGATGTAATTGCTGCGGATCATTCAGGGGTGGAAAACGGCATTGCAACGATGGGAACTTCTTTAACAGATGATCACGTTGCACTTATCCGCCGTTATGTTCAGTCAGTGACCATTTGTTATGATTCAGATCATGCAGGTATTGAAGCTGCTTACCGGGCGGCAACGATGCTATCGGAAGCAGGCTTGCAAATTAAAATTGCCCTCTTGCCTGAAGGTTTGGACCCTGATGACTACATCAAGAAATATGGTGGAGATAAATTTCGCCATGATGTAATAGGGGCAAGCATGACCTTCATGTCATTTAAGCTTCTTTATTATCGAAGAGGGAAAAACCTTCAAATTGAAGGAGAACGGCTCCAATACATCGAAGAAGTATTGAAAGAAATCAGCATGCTTGATAATGCCGTTGAAAAAGACTATTACCTGAGGCAATTGGCTGCCGAATTTTCTCTTTCTTTAGAAGCTTTAAAACAGCAGGTTTCTATTACTGAAAAACGGATGAAACAGGGCAAAAATAGAAACATGCAAAATATGCATACCTTTTCTGCTTTTAAAAAAGATCAGTTAAGGCCTGCATATTATACAGCAGAGAGGTGCTTGATTGCCCACATGCTTAAAAACAGCGATGTAGCGTATAAAGTACAAGAGTTGCTTCAAGGTCATACCTTTAACATTGATGAACACCAAGCAATCATAACTTATTTATTTGGTTTTTATGAAGATGGGCATTCGCCTGATTCAAGCGCCTTTATTAACTATTTAAAAGATGAGAAATTAAAAAGAATCGTTACTGACATCGCTATGATGTCAATTAACGATGAAATCAGTGATCAGGAAATGTCTGATTATATCAAACAGGTGTTGAATTATCAAAAAATGTTAAAGATAAAAGAAAAAGAACTTGAAGAAAAGGAAGCTGAACGCCAAAAAGATTTTGCAAGAGCAGCAGCTATTGCAATGGAAATTGTTCAATTACGCAAATCTCTATAG